Proteins from a genomic interval of Trifolium pratense cultivar HEN17-A07 linkage group LG6, ARS_RC_1.1, whole genome shotgun sequence:
- the LOC123889559 gene encoding F-box/FBD/LRR-repeat protein At1g13570-like — protein MDHISELPDEILSHILTMLPVKDLLKTSLLSRRWCKLWFLRRDLHFDIFHVLGKSEQEVFQIRDSSHNSIMERRRVQLDINMDEFVKRVDQFVKSFQGIKIDSFFVSFYLNGKHGDIIDQWIRFAIARGVETINLPLLAMPSAYAIDTTPSKLRYKFALDLFSDTNASTLKHMRLEHCLVSHPTNSDYIPFKNLRSLSLFRAKVDEIFIESLLSNCRRLEELHLIYCELRSWMPKIMSSSLCHLKVGACYIVSDNSRVNINLISLDCLKLTSLEYIGYSLVTLNINTPLLKSIRCAVHYGEDPNVLALFATLPKLEIMRLDISSMDLTSLKITQPFKHLKQLNIILFSPFETVEHSKFDLLGIVTLLRASPLLHKLSVMITYPMIIENQKVVKDIECTHDEIKVIELRGCVGNWYEIEFVMNVLKYAHKLEEIVLSPYWRVHDSFNWKFDPIWFQDRRQMISEKLQSENVVGREKLVLI, from the exons ATGGATCACATCAGTGAATTGCCTGACGAAATCTTGTCTCATATACTGACAATGTTACCCGTCAAAGATTTATTGAAAACCAGTTTATTGTCTAGAAGGTGGTGCAAGCTTTGGTTTCTAAGGAGAGATCTCCACTTTGATATCTTCCACGTGCTTGGAAAGAGCGAGCAAGAAGTATTTCAAATCAGGGATAGTAGTCATAATTCTATTATGGAGAGACGCCGCGTCCAACTGGATATCAATATGGATGAATTTGTAAAACGAGTAGATCAATTTGTCAAGAGTTTTCAAGGCATAAAGATAGATTCTTTCTTTGTGAGCTTCTATTTAAATGGTAAACACGGTGATATTATTGATCAATGGATTCGTTTTGCAATTGCAAGGGGAGTTGAAACCATCAATCTACCCTTATTAGCAATGCCTTCCGCTTATGCTATTGATACTACTCCATCCAAACTACGATACAAGTTTGCCCTTGACTTATTTTCGGATACTAATGCTTCAACTCTAAAGCATATGCGTCTCGAACATTGTCTTGTTTCCCATCCTACCAACTCTGACTATATTCCCTTCAAAAATTTGAGATCTCTTTCACTTTTTCGTGCAAAAGTGGATGAAATTTTCATTGAAAGTCTGTTATCTAATTGTCGACGGCTTGAAGAGCTTCACTTAATTTATTGTGAGTTAAGATCATGGATGCCAAAGATAATGAGTTCATCCTTATGTCATCTCAAGGTTGGAGCATGCTATATTGTATCTGACAACTCCCGGGTGAATATAAACCTGATTTCACTAGATTGCCTTAAACTCACTTCATTGGAGTACATTGGATATAGTTTGGTTACCTTGAACATTAATACCCCTTTGTTGAAGAGCATTCGTTGCGCTGTTCATTATGGTGAAGATCCTAATGTACTTGCACTCTTTGCAACTCTTCCTAAACTTGAGATTATGAGATTGGACATCTCTTCAATG GACCTTACTTCTCTAAAAATAACTCAACCATTCAAACATCTTAAGCAATTGAACATCATCCTTTTCTCACCTTTCGAGACTGTAGAACATTCGAAATTCGATCTTTTGGGGATTGTAACCCTTCTACGAGCTTCTCCGCTTTTGCATAAGCTTTCTGTAATG atcaCATATCCAATGATCATTGAAAATCAGAAAGTTGTCAAGGATATTGAATGCACTCACGATGAAATCAAAGTTATTGAATTGAGAGGTTGTGTTGGCAATTGGTATGAAATTGAGTTTGTTATGAATGTTCTAAAATATGCCCATAAACTTGAGGAAATAGTTTTGAGTCCCTATTGGAGAGTTCATGATTCATTCAATTGGAAGTTTGATCCTATATGGTTTCAAGATAGGCGTCAAATGATTAGTGAAAAACTTCAAAGTGAAAATGTAGTTGGAAGAGAGAAACTTGTGCTCATATAA
- the LOC123889560 gene encoding protein DEFECTIVE IN MERISTEM SILENCING 3-like gives MNLSDDDITESFKDQIKQHEDNIDFLNFQSNRLTDTVLDLQVSLGKYHSANVIKSENGNGAFHTEEETVEQILKKENSAAGIFCWIKANTQTSNLAFVKDTLGVVATLAKVESDDLSRILSEYLGLETMLAIVCSTNEGVKALEKYDTEGAVNCNGGLHGIGSSTGKKINGRFVVICLEDLRPFVGRFVDNDPQKKLAIPKPTLPNGECPPGFLDYAVNMIHLDSNRLSFLTAGGHGLRETLFYSLFSHLQVYKTRDEILLALRYINDGAVSLDGGMIKKCGIFALGSRQDVEVKFPLISGESDVPPDYIEAEDVVRKLKWETTKLAADIQREQQLLDLRKGNSISQD, from the exons ATGAATCTAAGTGATGATGATATTACTGAGAGCTTTAAAGATCAGATCAAACAACATGAAGACAATATTGACTTCCTTAATTTTCAATCTAATCGCCTTACTGATACCGTACTCGACTTACAAG tgaGTCTTGGAAAGTACCATTCAGCTAATGTAATTAAATCAGAGAATGGGAATGGTGCATTTCATACTGAAGAGGAAACAGTGGAACAAATATTGAAGAAAGAGAACTCTGCTGCTGGCATATTTTGTTGGATAAAAGCTAATACTCAGACATCAAATTTGGCGTTTGTGAAAGATACTTTGGGTGTTGTGGCTACCCTTGCCAAGGTTGAGAGTGATGATCTCAGCAG GATCCTTTCTGAGTATTTGGGTTTGGAGACGATGCTTGCAATTGTCTGCAGTACTAATGAAGGTGTTAAAGCACTGGAGAAGTATGATACAGAAGGCGCAGTTAACTGTAATGGTGGTTTGCATGGAATTGGATCTTCAACcggaaagaaaataaatggcCGGTTTGTTGTCATATGTCTTGAAGATTTAAG ACCATTTGTTGGACGTTTTGTTGACAACGATCCACAAAAGAAGCTGGCTATTCCAAAGCCGACACTGCCAAATGGGGAGTGCCCGCCTGGATTTCTTGATTATGCAGTGAACATGATCCATCTGGATTCAAATAGATTGTCTTTTCTTACTGCCGGTGGGCACGGTCTTAGAGAGACACTGTTTTATAGCCTTTTTTCTCACCTACAAGTATATAAAACTCGGGATGAAATACTGCTTGCTCTCCGATACATTAATGACGGAGCAGTGTCATTAGATGGTGGGATGATTAAGAAATGTGGTATCTTTGCTCTTGGTAGTAG ACAAGATGTAGAAGTGAAGTTTCCTCTAATTTCTGGAGAATCCGATGTACCTCCAGATTATATTGAAGCTGAAGATGTGGTGAGGAAGCTGAAATGGGAAACCACTAAACTTGCTGCTGATATACAAAGGGAGCAGCAGTTGCTGGACTTAAGAAAGGGCAACTCCATAAGCCAAGACTAA
- the LOC123889562 gene encoding uncharacterized protein LOC123889562, with protein sequence MEAETRRKVEDMVLDILQKSDIQETTEFTIRVAASERLGIDLSGPDTKRFVRTIIETYLLSIANAQKSPPQLSTEVPVTPNEPPQVSNEPVNVTTPKEPPQEFNKVVGVKRKNDDSEKVICQLSTRRNVAVRDFKGMTLVSIREFYNKDGKQLPTAKGISLSSEQWSTFKNCVPAIEEAITKLEGRIRSGINGNKNGEVASSVIDVPVEPVAIEPVTIEPVPIEIVRFDGKNFQVWAEQMELFFKQLKINYVLTEPCPNATLGEKNASAGETKAARKRWVNDDLTCRRNILSHLSDNLFNKYANRKMSAKDLWEDLKFVYLYEEYGTKISQVKKYIEFQMVDQKAVLDQIQELNCIADSIAAFGMPIEENFHVSVIVSKLPLSWKDLSIKLMREEHLPFWKLMELITKEEESRNGVKQMGEPLSDRAKFYRANEGGSSGADIKPPPGFQRKYEPNSKNVSCYICGQKGHFSKNCWRWL encoded by the exons ATGGAAGCCGAAACTCGCCGGAAAGTTGAAGACATGGTGTTGGATATACTTCAAAAATCCGACATTCAAGAAACCACTGAGTTCACTATCCGAGTTGCCGCCTCTGAGCGACTCGGTATCGACCTCTCCGGTCCAGATACCAAACGCTTTGTCAGAACCATTATCGAGACTTATCTTCTCTCCATCGCCAACGCCCAGAAATCACCGCCACAACTCTCCACGGAGGTGCCGGTGACACCCAACGAACCACCACAAGTGTCCAATGAACCGGTGAATGTAACTACACCCAAGGAGCCACCACAAGAGTTCAATAAAGTGGTGGGAGTGAAACGCAAAAACGATGACTCCGAAAAAGTCATTTGCCAG TTATCAACCAGGAGGAATGTGGCGGTTCGAGATTTCAAAGGGATGACATTGGTGTCAATTAGGGAGTTCTATAATAAAGATGGAAAACAGCTTCCCACGGCTAAAG GGATAagtttatcttctgaacaatgGTCAACCTTCAAGAATTGTGTTCCCGCTATAGAGGAAGCTATCACAAAGTTGGAAGGAAGGATAAG atcAGGGATTAATGGCAACAAAAATGGAGAAGTTGCAAGTTCAGTTATTGATGTTCCTGTTGAGCCTGTCGCTATTGAGCCTGTCACTATTGAGCCTGTCCCTATTGAGATCGTCCGTTTTGATGGAAAGAATTTTCAAGTTTGGGCTGAACAAATGGAATTATTCTTCAAACAgttaaaaatcaattatgtgcTTACTGAACCATGCCCAAATGCTACATTAGGGGAAAAGAATGCAAGTGCTGGGGAAACCAAAGCTGCTAGAAAGAGATGGGTAAATGATGATTTAACGTGTCGTCGTAACATCTTGAGCCATTTATCTGATAATCTATTCAACAAGTATGCAAATAGAAAAATGAGTGCTAAGGATTTATGGGAAGACTTAAAATTTGTTTATCTGTATGAAGAATATGGCACCAAGATATCTCAGGTGAAAAAGTATATTGAATTTCAAATGGTTGATCAAAAAGCAGTTCTTGACCAAATTCAAGAACTTAATTGCATTGCAGACTCTATTGCAGCTTTTGGAATGCCTATTGAGGAGAACTTCCATGTTAGTGTCATTGTTTCAAAGCTTCCACTATCCTGGAAAGACTTGTCCATCAAGTTAATGCGTGAGGAGCATCTACCTTTTTGGAAGTTAATGGAACTCATAACAAAAGAGGAAGAATCTCGCAATGGAGTGAAACAAATGGGTGAGCCTCTTTCTGATAGGGCAAAATTTTACCGTGCCAATGAAGGGGGGTCGAGCGGGGCTGACATTAAGCCGCCACCAGGTTTTCAAAGGAAGTATGAACCTAATAGCAAGAACGTATCATGTTATATTTGTGGCCAGAAGggacatttttctaaaaattgttGGAGATGGCTGTAA